The DNA segment TTTGATCCTCTTTAAATGATGTTACATCATTTGCCAAGGCAATACCATGAGGTCCTCTTTGATAGATCAATGACTCAAATGGGATCTTATGTTTATGAAGTTCTAGTCCAAAAACAAGGATGTGTTTAACCAGTGGATCATCATAGGTCCCCCACATAAAAGTTGGCACCGTATCTTTATCCACTTGTCTCTCTAAGGACACTTTATCTTTAAGCTCCTGACTAGGATTTTCACCAATAAAACGGTTGTAGAAGTAGATGAGGTCATCATCTTCCACTGTAATAACAGGATAGGCTAAAATCACTCCGTTAGGTTTGTGATTAGAATCCTTACCTACTAACTCTTTGAAGTAATCTTTATTCCAGCAAACACCTAAATTAGCTGCTAAATGCCCACCAGCAGAAAAACCGCAGACAATGATCTGATCTGGATCGGCATTAAACTCTTCAGCATGGTCTCTTACATAATTAATAGCTTTCGCTAACTCCAGCAGTTGTGTAGGGTACTGTGCTGGAATGACAGAGTAATTGAGTACAAAGGCATTAAACCCTTCAGACATGTACTTTAAAGCAATGGCTTCACGCTCTGTCTCCCATAAGACCTCATAACCACCACCTGGACAAACGATGACAGAAGGCTTTTTATAAGCTGGCTTCATCTCAATGGTATCTGGTATGTAGCAAGCTAAACTGGGTATAAAATCGGTATAATTGCATCCCTCTACAGGAATTTCTTCTACTCTATAGATCATGGATTCATCTTTCCTTTCGATTGGAATTCTTGCATCCTTTTAATGCCACTTGGCAGTATAAACTTGATATTTATCAATGAACTGATCAACAATTTCCTTCGCTAAGCTATAAGAATTCACTAATGGATGTATCGTTAAGGCTTTAATGGCTTTCTCACGTGATGTATTAGTGATTGCTTTTACAGCTGTTCTTTCGTATAACTTCATTATCTTCATCAAATTTACTTGCATAGCATGTATATCATCCACTGGTACTGGAGTAACTTTGCCTTTCTCGATGATACATGAGATTTCAACTACATCAGTATCTTCTAGC comes from the Vallitalea okinawensis genome and includes:
- a CDS encoding alpha/beta hydrolase, translating into MIYRVEEIPVEGCNYTDFIPSLACYIPDTIEMKPAYKKPSVIVCPGGGYEVLWETEREAIALKYMSEGFNAFVLNYSVIPAQYPTQLLELAKAINYVRDHAEEFNADPDQIIVCGFSAGGHLAANLGVCWNKDYFKELVGKDSNHKPNGVILAYPVITVEDDDLIYFYNRFIGENPSQELKDKVSLERQVDKDTVPTFMWGTYDDPLVKHILVFGLELHKHKIPFESLIYQRGPHGIALANDVTSFKEDQ